Genomic segment of Primulina tabacum isolate GXHZ01 chromosome 11, ASM2559414v2, whole genome shotgun sequence:
ctataaatacaacatattgaagatcaaacaatagcttttgaagtggattcaaagcatgggacagttagcatgaagatatcagctagttgtgagcacaagcccttgtgtgaggatatatttgagatatacactgtaaattATAAATTCCTCACtaacaatcactcacacatatacaagagagttgaacttcaaagattagttgagtgagtcttgcacaaagacaataaacttgtgtatgtagtctttgcatatgagacattaaacaatatgctgattgtgaggtgctgtctacaatcttgagtgctaggagttctagttgggtgctgcccttccggaatgggtttgtacaagtagttgtataaatcaaagtcttccattggatccttcccaaggggaaaaaggggtgacgtagaagtgtttgaaatctccgaacatccataaacaaattcgtgtctatttgtttattgcatttgcttatcattttcactgtttttaaagatgcattgttgaagcattttatgtgttcttcaaatatcaaaatattgtataccaagtgtttgataaaatgcttcaactgaatatttttactcattcaacttacatatattttaaatggtttataaaatatttaatcggtttctacgaaggattatttcgagtatcttctgcttggtttttaatcaaactcgatttaattcatcggtgttcaatatttcaagaatcgagctattgtagctcaacgattacccccctaaCCGATCCCAACACAATCCCTTCAAATCATATATCCCCATCAAATCTACAACTATTGGTACATTAACATATGCAAATGAATCTAATAACaatgtgatgtatctttgagtaataataattacattgtatatgcaaCTAAGAAAAACAACATTTCCCTAAAGTACATGTCTTGCTTTGACTAGAGACTCCttacactattaactcatcggattacatatgatatcttcacccataggtgagcggtgaatcctcaactacaatgcattggctttaacataattcaaaactacACTCAATCTTACCACCTAATAACCCTCAATGGAgttggtaaacgagtcaaattTCATGTTACTACGTAGAGCCTCCATGTTATCTGGTGTCAAAAGAGTAATGATGTACAACTATAACCTCTGACTAATCCATTTgataaatgataaccacttgaaaattACAATTCAGGGTTGTTCAGTGCCTCATCAAATGAGCATACATCTACATGAATAATTGTCTGCATGCCCTTAACAATGAAATGTGACGTTTAATTTACATATGCTtgtctcgagctcgagcgacctttatttttattttaggcGGCTAAATAAAAACTactttagaatatacagtacatttccttatgaattttatgatctaCGTTGAAAGGCATACCCCATAGTACttattatatattcaaggactttatctacgcagcttgcatgagtatacataCAAATCAAATGTCATAATTAGATAAAaccataaaatatcattaaaataaagattgtttttacataagagtcaataaagcctAAGCCACAAGTTAGTTTGTTGAGCACCTAGTTTAGCAACATCTTACTTTCCCTATAACCAACTACCCATAGATCAAACTCATTGCTtcacgatgcttctcaaacaatggtcttgAAATGGGCATCGTTTGTGGATCAACAACGTTATCTGCAGAGGCGACTCTTTCTAGTGATATGTCTAttcttcccacaatctctcggatgaTGTGAAACTTCTTCAGTATAAGTTTGGATTGATGATGAGACCTCAgctcctttgcttgcgcaacatCACCGGTGTTGCCACTATACACTGAGACTAGATCAGCTCCTTGAGGAATGACGCCGAGCTCTTGAACGAAATTTCTCATCATAACAGCCTCTTTTGCTACAGCTGATACATATATGTATTCTGCCTCAATTTTTGAATCTGTTGTGATTTCTTGTTTGAAACTCTTCCAAGAGGCACCATTACTATTAaacttgaatacaaatccagatgTTAATTTCGAATCATCCATATTTTGTTAGAAATCAATGTAGCATTCTAGTTTTATTTCTCCACTTTCGTAGACTACAAATAAATTCTTGGTATTTCTCAagtatttaaaaatatcatttacgACTTTCCAATGCAATGAACCATGATTCAATTGATATCTTCTTGCAACACTCTATTCAAAGACTATATAAGGTCGATTAAATATCACACCATACATAATATTACCAACGGCAGACACATATGTTATGCGAGTCATGGTTTTTATCTCACCATCAGTCTTAGAGCACATAAACTCGGATAAAGTCACATTGATTGATATCATCTCTCggactcctccatagagaatAGTATGTTGCCAATATAATTGGCTTGGATGAGACCtaacatcctctttgatctatccatGATCTGTATTCTTAATACATAAGATGTTTTGCTCATATCTTTCATAGAGAAATTACTAGCTGATCATACTTTAGTTTATTGTAGAATACATATATCATTCCCAACGAATagtatatcatcaacataaagtactctTAATGTCACTTCACTcacactaactttcttgtatacacaaggttcctcatgattcttgacaaaatcaaaatctttgacagtgttgtcaaatatgaggttccaactctgTAATGCTTGTTTGAGTCCATAGATGGATatatgaagtttgcatactttaCACACACTTCCTACTGATATGAATATTTTAGGATGATATATGTAAATATCTTTCTTAATGTCATTATTAAGGAATATTGTCTTCACATCTATCTGTCATATTAGCCATACTATGCTGCTATAATAGCAGTATCATAACGGACTTGAACATTgctatttgaaaaaaaaaatcatcatagtcaattccttatTCATGAACGTCATTTCAGTAATGTTCACATATAAATCCACAATGATTGTTCATAGGAATTCTCctacatataataataatttttcgacCTGTATAAtctatttataaaatataattatatataaaattactTCTTTAAACCTATGACATctattcttttaatattatgtttggatAAAggacattattatttttagagcAAATTTTTTGTGAATTAACGatctaacttatttttattcgTAAGATGAGTcaactatttttatattaaaaataaaaagtaataattttggcataaaaattagttatttttcatagatgacctaaATAGAATATCTGATAAGCACAAATCCTATAGAGATTTAGGGaattttatttgttgttatctagattttttatccctaattatgtgcttacttaaattaataattgtagatttgaataaaagagaaaaaatgtttaaattgagagataaaataaatttacaatacttcaaaggaaaaaaataacaaaagataggaaataaaatatcttatattttattccttgataatattgaagttttgaaaagaaatcTATGTAGATCTTAATAAAGATAAAATCtcacatttaaaaaataaaatctacaATCTTATCTACAAGGTATAAGTTTGATATGGGCTTAAAAAGAATCGAAGGAGGAGGGCCATTTAGAATAATAAAAGGAGACATAAGCGTATAGGGAGGAGGGTCGTGTAACGGTAGATGAAGGGAGAAGAAGTGCATAACAGAAGGCTATAGTGAAGAGCAACAACGCATAAGAAGAATTGAAGGAGAAATTCCTTAACACACGACAAATCACTGATCATTACTTCGTAATTATGTTTTCTTCATTGaatttaaatatgtatttgCACATTTGTTTTGAATTTATGAAGTAGACTTTTATAGACTAAGGTCACGATAAAGCCGAGACAAATTATTTTTGACTGTTTTGAGTTTGAttcaattatattatttatttttattcattgattgatgtcgtttatcatgtgtttttttaatctgacaaattaaattgaatttgttggttaatctaagACTGAAAGGCGATATATTAATACTTGTTTCatacatcaatcaacacatggttaaaccgACTAGAAATAATATTCGCTTTCAGTGTGCGACTCTATGttgaaaaactgaaatttcacaGCGACATAATGTggttgaatctaattaaattcagttaagAATAATTGaactgttagatttaattagatttatTAATTCGAGAAATTGTTTAATAGATAATTTTGGAAATTTCGTCGTgaatgaaataattatttattgaatttaaatttgacatgTGAATTATAAGTTTTTTCTCGATACCATTGTACGCCTTAGtcgttttaaaataatttgaattctcgtctaaattaatagtttgaattatttttgctttaattaattaatttatttgtttaatttaattttgatcAGTTTATCTCATCTCACTTGAATTTGATTAGCcaaaattgagaaaaataattcatattctagttTTTAAACATCGATCTCTGTGGGTACGATACTCTGACTCATCATTCAattactattacttgacatagtccgcttgctagatttattcccaaccgaaatcatCAGTCAATATACGTTTCACATGAGTTTTTATGTTATTATTAGTATCATTTTAATATAGATTACGATGttgaaatatattatttataaaaacaaaaaatgtaaTTATGTATTTAAACCTCAAACATCAATATTATTTCAATATAGATTATGGTTTTGAaacaaattatttataaaatttatgattgtagacattattttattttattagtgTATTCGTCTTTcagtagggatgtaaacgaaccaaaccgtttgtgagcttaTTCGAAgttcgattcgataaaagctcgtttgagctcgtttaatgaggctcgttaagatagaCAAACCAAATTCAAGCTTTacaatattcggctcgttagctcgtgaacatgttcgttggtaagttcatgaataatcttttagatgaaaaaataatatttttgatatttgatttattgattttgaatattatttatgaaatatatagaaaaatctattaaatttatttattataataaatttataaattttaataagaataatatatttttttaaaaatataatttattttttaattaatttaatgaaaatttaaatgtaaaatttatatttattaagcttgtttaacCTCGAtaaagcttgaataagctcgtgagccatgcatatattagttaaataaagctcgagctcggctcgattataaacgaaccaagctcaaacattcaagagttcggctcgactcgactcgattacatccctgcCTTTCAGGAAAAAAATGAATTGCTATTTTCTTGTGCTTTCCGATGCAATCAAACGTAaactatttcttttttttttttgaggaaACGTAAACTATTTCTATTATACCATCTCACTTCACCTTTTCAAATTCTTTAAACACTGCCACCATTAAACTATTGTTGATTCGTGGCTGCAATGAGACAGACATTCTTAAATCAATCCCACAAAATTATATGATAAATCTTCACCAATAAAGAATCAAAGATTAGTGGATATCGTGTAGTGTGTGTTGTGCGTGATTCCTGAGATATTTTTACAATTGGAGCCAGTTTCTTCCACATATCATTCTCTTTCTTTTCATCCCCACGACGAAGCCCACCTCAGATTCTTACTATTAACATTTGGATATGCTATTCCATGGCTCACAATTGTCCCACGGTATTTTTCTTCAAACGTCACGTTATCGCTTCCATTTTCATTCACCACCTACCACTTGGGCTATGAGTTAAACTTGGTTACACTGTTCACTTGTCATTCCGGATTGAAAATGTTGGTTTTCTGTGTTATTGCTTCgagtgtttttttatttttgttatgctTTATGGGTTTTGTCGATGAAGGGTATTTGGTTTGAGTTTTGGTATTGACTTGTGAGTCACTGTTTTTTCCTTGTGGGTTGGGGATGTTTGAAAGTGATGCACTCTcttgatatttgatttgattcgatGGATTGGATTTTGGGTTTTGAGAGTTTTTATGTCCTATTGATTTTGGACTTGGAGTGTTTGTGCTTACTGCTGATTTGATGAATTCCCCATATTTACCTCCCGGTATGAAGTATGAACCCTCTTGATTGTAACTGTTCATTTTGATTGTTGGATTCGAACTGCTGTTTATGGCTTATTGGTTCTGCTGGGGTCCTACGTTTGTGTTTTGAAGCTTGAATAAGTTCTTGTCGTGTGTATTTTATTACTTGTTCACTTTGAAATTTGATGCAAGGGCTACAGATATGacaatggttttttttttttgcccttGGGTTTGGAAGTTCAAAACGCTGCATGACGATAAATGATTCGAAAGGGTTATATATGGTTTCTTTTACATTTAATTTCAGAGAATTGATAATCTCATTTGGTGAATCCCTGAATTAATGTGCATTTGATTTCCCTTTTCCATGGTGAAGCCAACATACTTTTGTGACTATGCAGCATTCTTCTGGCCCAGTTTTCGAATATTTGCCCAGCAACTCGAGACTGTCGGTGCTTGGATGACTGTGAATTCCATTCTATCTCACCCCCTTTAACAGAAAAAAGTTTAGGTATGGCCCAGTTGAGGTACCATTTTCTTTACATCTTCAGACCCAGGTGTTTCCTATGCTATCTCTTGGAAGATTTCGTGGTAGCCCATCTGTGAATCATATTTGCTTCATTTATTATTGTGTCGACTATGATTTCATAATTGTTTTCTTCTGAATTTGAGTTATCTATGAACCTTAAGGTATGATTTCAGTTTGAAGGATGAATATCCCGAGTTACTCACTTGATTGGTCTAATTTCCTTTCAATATCTTATACGATTGGTATTCCATCCTTGTTCATCTAAATTTATTTCTGCTGTAACTTATTCGTATACGTTTATGTTACAGCACGAATCGATCTTATGGTTTAATGGAAACATTTTAATTGAAATGGACGAAGCGGTCAGCGATGCCATGGCTGAACCTGTTGGCACAACCCACATCCGAAATAAAGAAAACGAGTTCTCATTGAAATCTAGCAGCTCAAGTGGGCTTGAATCCAATGAAATGGCTATGCCTCGTATAGATGATTATCCCGAGAACTTGAAAAATCCATCACCAGATATTTCATATGTGAAATTTTTAGATAGAATCGGTTCTTCTAATCATGCTAGCGCCAGCCCTCATTGTATGGATGATGCAGGGGTGATGGTCGAGGAGTTGACTCTGAAAAACTATGATGGAGAAAAGATGGCTATAGTCGGTACATCAAATAATAGAAATAGAATGCAAACTAGGCGAAACCAATGGCAGCATTTGTATCAAGTGGCTGGTGGATCAGGAGTTAATAGCTGGCGTGGACAATCTCGGTGCAAAGAAAAAGATCTCAAAACAGAAATTGCATGGGAAGACAGagacaaaaatttattttgtgagCTTCTAGATAAAAGAGAACCTAAAAAGAACAGCAATTGCAAGACATTCGTGAATGATCTTTTGAGTAGTGATAACAAAGTTTCTACAAGTGAAATGTGTTCTTCTGGAACAGTAAGGACAAGATTTTTATCAAAATCCGGTTTCTCAGACTACTTGAAAAGTACACTGAGAGGCAAAGGAGTGATACATAAAAGTCCAGTTTGCAAAAGATCGAGCGTCAAGTATGGGGACCATGATCATCCCAAGACTGGCAATGCCAGATTAACAGATTCTGTTATACCATTAGGTTCAACTGCAGCTGCTGCTTCGCCTCTTTCACATGATTTTTCTGAACCGTGGATTTGTCCGAATTCTGATAATGTTGGTGATGGAATCAGTTTTAGAGATTGGCTTGAAACAGGTAAAAGTAAGGTAGATAAGGTGGAGAGCTTGCGCATATTTAAACAGGTCCTGGATCTTGTTGATCTTGCTCATTCTCGTAGGTCTTTCCTTCAAGATTTGAGGCCTTCTTGCTTCAAGTTGGTAGAATTATGCCAGATACTGTACATAGGATCTTCTGCACACCTTGGGGTCAAAGAAAATGCCAATGATCAAGAGATCCACCTTTCAAACTTAAGCCAAACTGAAATGAGGTCAATACATCTGAGAAAGCCTCCCTCTGATAGTCAGTCAGTGAAGAAGAGGAAATTAGGCGAGAATCCGAATGTTGCTTGGAGGTGGCCGCAATATCCATCTAGGTCTAGCATTATAGCTGCACCCGAAAATGTTGTCCTTGCAGATAATGCTGCCCCGAAGGATCCTAGCAATGATTTTGCTAAGGAGCACATCCCTAAGACAGAAAGCAATAACAAGAGTTTATTTTTTGGACTGAACGTTCCTACGTCATCGCAGCAATTGCAGGCTTCTGTGAGCTGTATGTTGGAAAAGAAGTGGTATTCCAGTCCTGAGCAGTTCAATGACAATGGCTGCACAATTGCATCAAATATCTATTCCTTGGGGGTTCTTCTATTTGAGGTACTGATGACTTGTATTCAATTGGTTTTCTTTACTGTCCTAGACTCGAATCATACTGGACTGATATTAAATGTTGGATGTGACAGTCATATAATTATTATGTAGCTGACATGAAATTTATGAATATATAAGTATTGTTGTAAGAAAAAATGAGATTGTCTCAGTGGCTCAAAATGATCTTTCGGCAGTTGTAGTCATAATCCAGAGGAATTCACTATCTGGAAGTTTGTCACTACCTTCTCGATCATAGCATCCGTGTTTCTGTACAAATATCCTATTTCTAAATGTTCGATCCCATTTACAATCCATTCACACCCATCaccatttccttttttttcctcTACCATGCCATGTATTTACCACATCATTTAATGAATTTATTTGTGGTAAAATGATGGCTAGCTTTGATATATGGGAGACTGATCATCGCAAGAGTTAAATTTTATATGAAAGGTCAGGATAACTTGTGGAAGCGGTGGACTGGTGACTTTTGAGATTCAGATAAGCCATCTTCATCTTTCAACAAGCATCCACTTTGACGGAGTCCTTGATTTTTGTTCAATTTATTTCTTTACAAATCTGAATAAAAAAATGGAAGAAAGCTTTAGTTACgattagaaattgatttttttatgttCGATCACGGGAAAATATTGATAGTGATAACGAtttaactcaaatattttaaatcgtgtATCAATTTAACCACATCATTTGGGTGGTTGTGGTCagtcttgttttattttttcttcttataCTAATTGTGTCATTtatttcttgaagtttttatcTAATGTTATGGATTCCTTTCAGCTACAATGCTCATTTGACTCTGGAAGATCTCGTGCTGCTGCGATGCTTGATTTACGTCATAGAATTCTCCCTCCTAGCTTCCTCTCTGAGAGTCCCAAGGAAGCCGGGTTTTGCCTTTGGCTGCTTCATCCTGAACCTTCTTTACGCCCAACGACCAGGTATTTTCATTCTCTCTAATTACGTTGCAAACCTTTATCCTCCAATTTATTGTCCTTTACTCTTTTTGTCTGTTGGAGGAAGATCGGAACTGATGAGTTTCAGAGTAAACTGGACTCTGAAGTGTCCTTTGCCGAAATGAATTAGTTCACGTGATGtttacatatattatatatttgcaacattgatattttttaatatgaGGAGGAACCTGTTATTCCAGAGGAGAAGAAATTAATGGGTTGGCAAGGGATTTTTCCTATTTATTCCTATGGCTTTTTTGGTTTAAACTTTAATTGATTGAATTATCTCTTTTCAAATCAATATGATCTGCATGATAGTTATCTTGTGAGTCCTTTATTCCTTGCATTGTAATCGGTTATGGAACATGAAGTAAATGCAAATTGTATAAAATTCCATTCAAATTCATGATTGGTGCATCTATTCAAGAAATGGGGGCCTGTATTTTGTATACTTGGAAAATCAATTGTGGAATATTTATGTTCTTGGGAGATCACGtccagtgatttttatgaatgattttttCATCCTTGTCTTTATATTACATTGTTTCCAAGTCATATTTCAGCAACTAATGTCAACAATTATTTCTACATGGCAGGGAAATTCTGCAATCTGAATTTATCAGTGGAATTAAAGAATCATCCGGGGATAAGTTTTTGTCATCTATTgatgaagaaaaaggaaaatctGAATTGTTGTTGTCTTTTCTTTCGTCGTTAAATGATGTAAAGCAAAAGGATGAATCCAATCTAGTTGAACAAATCCAGCAGATAGAAGCTGACATTGAAGAGGTTGAGAAAAGGCGGCCAAAAAAATCACCGGTCTTATCTCCCTCACCTGGGGAATCATTGTCCGCATGTGATAAAGAAACAAGGTCAACAAATAATATCAAGCAAATTGAAAGTGCTTACTTTTCTATGAGGCCCAGTGTTCGGCTTTCAGCTAGCGATGTTGCCACTCAAAGATATGGAGAACTATTGGGGAAGAATGAAGCTAAGGGTAATACCACAGATTATTTAGGCGGTTTCTTTGATGGTTTGTGCAAATATGCTCGTTACAGTAATTTCAAAGTTCAAGGGATTTTGCGGCTTGGAGATTATAATAATTCCCCGAATGTGATATGTTCATTGAGTTTTGACCGAGATGAGGACTATTTAGCTACAGCTGGGGTGTCAAAAAAGATAAAAGTTTTTGGATTTCAAGCTTTATTTGATGAATCCGTGGACATTCATTATCCGGTTATTGAGATGGAAAACAAATCAAAGCTCAGTTGCATTTGCTGGAATAGCTACATAAGTAACTATCTTGCTTCGACTGATTATGATGGCACTGTCAAGGTGTGTATAAACGTAGTTGATAAATATATTTACTTCTATAAGAGGGTGGTTGGGGCTTTTTGTTGTAAAAAAATTTCCATTTTGTAATATTTGTTCTTTTGTTA
This window contains:
- the LOC142518129 gene encoding protein SPA1-RELATED 2-like, which gives rise to MDEAVSDAMAEPVGTTHIRNKENEFSLKSSSSSGLESNEMAMPRIDDYPENLKNPSPDISYVKFLDRIGSSNHASASPHCMDDAGVMVEELTLKNYDGEKMAIVGTSNNRNRMQTRRNQWQHLYQVAGGSGVNSWRGQSRCKEKDLKTEIAWEDRDKNLFCELLDKREPKKNSNCKTFVNDLLSSDNKVSTSEMCSSGTVRTRFLSKSGFSDYLKSTLRGKGVIHKSPVCKRSSVKYGDHDHPKTGNARLTDSVIPLGSTAAAASPLSHDFSEPWICPNSDNVGDGISFRDWLETGKSKVDKVESLRIFKQVLDLVDLAHSRRSFLQDLRPSCFKLVELCQILYIGSSAHLGVKENANDQEIHLSNLSQTEMRSIHLRKPPSDSQSVKKRKLGENPNVAWRWPQYPSRSSIIAAPENVVLADNAAPKDPSNDFAKEHIPKTESNNKSLFFGLNVPTSSQQLQASVSCMLEKKWYSSPEQFNDNGCTIASNIYSLGVLLFELQCSFDSGRSRAAAMLDLRHRILPPSFLSESPKEAGFCLWLLHPEPSLRPTTREILQSEFISGIKESSGDKFLSSIDEEKGKSELLLSFLSSLNDVKQKDESNLVEQIQQIEADIEEVEKRRPKKSPVLSPSPGESLSACDKETRSTNNIKQIESAYFSMRPSVRLSASDVATQRYGELLGKNEAKGNTTDYLGGFFDGLCKYARYSNFKVQGILRLGDYNNSPNVICSLSFDRDEDYLATAGVSKKIKVFGFQALFDESVDIHYPVIEMENKSKLSCICWNSYISNYLASTDYDGTVKLWDATTGQSFSHFSEHTERAWSVDFSRVDPLKLASGSDDRSVKLWSINEKNSLTTIKNHANVCCVQFSSDSPHLLAFSSADYKTFCYDVRNISTPWCILAGHEKAVSYTKFLDATTLVTASTDNTLKIWNLNKTSSNSISRNACVSTLRGHTNEKNFVGLSVADGYITCGSETNEVFAYYRSLPVPITSHKFGSIDQITGKETEESNGQFISSVCWRRKSNMVVAANSSGCIKLLHLV